From the genome of Verrucomicrobiia bacterium, one region includes:
- a CDS encoding DNA topoisomerase III — protein sequence MGKALIIAEKPSVASDIAKALGKFQKHQDYFENDAYIISSAVGHLLELIAPEGVEATRGKWTFKCLPVIPPHFDLQPIERNENRLKVLKKLIKRDDVTQLINACDAGREGELIFRNIVRYTKAKQPIQRLWLQSMTPAAIREGFAALKSDESMQPLSDAATSRSEADWLVGINGTRAMTAFNSKLGGFFKTTVGRVQTPTLAILVEREKRIREFVPRDYWEVLATFDAAAGQYVGRWFDEKFAKSEDEQLRAERIWEQAKAEALKAQCLGRPGIVTEESKPTTSLSPLLYDLTSLQRDANARFGFSAKTTLSIAQALYEKHKALTYPRTDSRALPEDYLPTVRSALTMLTGETGYSTFADQILTSGWVRPNKRIFNNAKVSDHFAIIPTTQAPKSLSELEHKLYDLVTKRFLAIFYPAAEFLETTRITRVEGEPFKSSGKVLVKPGWLTVYGKEAQSQDDAPQLVPVQPGERVQTSHIEVKQNVTKPPPRYSEATLLSAMEGAGKLVDDDELREAMSERGLGTPATRAAIIEGLILEGYVHRNGRELQATAKAFSLMELLNGLGIQELTKPELTGEWEFQLRQMQRRQLSRPQFMQGIEAMTRRIVDRAKTFEQDTIPGDFGTLKVPCPKCGGEIREKYKQFQCVKCDFAVWKTLCNRMFEPAEVEKLITDKQIGPLQGFRSKQGFPFAAVLKLNGEYKVEFDFGNGNKDGEAAAPLDLSGKTPLGKCPKCGAGVFDGGMNYVCEKQAGAEKSCDFRTGKIILQQEIFPEQMKKLLAEGKTDLLKNFVSKKTNRKFEAYLVLKEGKTAFEFAPRTKKPRTKSTTTPVKLDFTGKSVIGKCPKCGGRVFDTDSEAGYVCENSQRETKACKFKIGKTILEQPIAADQAQKILATHKSDLLKTFISKAGKPFPAYLVMDAKGKITFEFPPRDDE from the coding sequence ATGGGCAAAGCATTGATCATCGCCGAAAAACCCTCGGTCGCCAGCGACATCGCCAAGGCGCTCGGGAAGTTTCAGAAGCACCAGGATTACTTCGAGAATGACGCTTACATCATTTCGTCGGCCGTGGGGCATCTGCTCGAATTGATCGCCCCGGAAGGGGTCGAGGCCACGCGCGGCAAATGGACGTTCAAGTGTCTGCCGGTGATTCCGCCGCATTTCGATTTACAACCGATTGAGCGAAATGAGAACCGGCTCAAGGTGCTCAAGAAACTGATCAAGCGGGATGATGTCACCCAACTGATCAACGCCTGCGACGCCGGGCGCGAAGGCGAGTTGATTTTCCGCAACATCGTCCGTTACACGAAAGCGAAACAGCCGATCCAACGGTTGTGGTTGCAATCCATGACGCCTGCCGCCATTCGCGAAGGGTTTGCGGCGCTCAAGTCGGACGAGTCCATGCAGCCGCTTTCGGATGCCGCGACGAGCCGCAGTGAGGCGGACTGGTTGGTGGGCATCAACGGCACGCGGGCGATGACGGCGTTCAATTCCAAACTGGGCGGCTTTTTCAAAACAACAGTCGGGCGCGTGCAGACGCCGACGCTGGCCATCCTCGTCGAACGCGAAAAGAGGATCCGCGAGTTCGTGCCACGGGATTACTGGGAGGTGCTCGCCACGTTTGACGCGGCCGCCGGCCAGTACGTTGGCCGTTGGTTTGATGAAAAATTCGCCAAATCCGAAGACGAACAGCTCCGGGCCGAACGCATCTGGGAGCAGGCCAAAGCGGAGGCGCTTAAAGCGCAATGCCTGGGCCGGCCTGGCATCGTCACCGAGGAAAGCAAACCCACGACCTCGCTCTCGCCGTTGCTTTACGATCTGACCAGTTTACAACGCGATGCCAATGCGCGCTTCGGGTTCAGCGCCAAGACCACGTTAAGCATCGCGCAGGCGCTCTACGAAAAACACAAGGCGCTGACCTATCCCCGCACCGATTCCCGCGCTTTGCCGGAGGATTACCTGCCCACAGTGCGCAGCGCGTTGACGATGCTCACCGGGGAGACAGGTTACAGCACTTTTGCGGACCAGATTCTTACAAGCGGCTGGGTGCGCCCCAACAAACGTATTTTCAACAACGCCAAAGTGTCGGATCACTTTGCAATCATCCCCACCACGCAAGCGCCCAAAAGCTTGTCCGAACTCGAACACAAACTCTACGATCTGGTCACCAAGCGCTTCCTCGCCATCTTTTATCCGGCGGCGGAATTTCTGGAAACCACCCGGATCACGCGTGTCGAAGGGGAGCCGTTCAAAAGCTCCGGAAAAGTCCTGGTCAAACCCGGGTGGTTGACGGTGTACGGAAAGGAAGCGCAATCGCAGGACGACGCGCCGCAGCTCGTGCCCGTGCAACCGGGCGAGCGCGTGCAAACGAGTCACATCGAGGTGAAGCAGAACGTCACCAAGCCGCCGCCACGTTACTCGGAAGCCACCCTGCTCTCCGCCATGGAAGGCGCGGGAAAATTGGTGGATGACGATGAACTGCGCGAAGCCATGAGCGAACGCGGTCTGGGCACGCCCGCAACACGCGCCGCGATCATTGAAGGGTTGATTCTGGAGGGTTACGTGCATCGCAACGGACGCGAATTGCAGGCAACCGCCAAAGCGTTTTCACTGATGGAATTGCTGAACGGACTGGGGATTCAGGAATTGACCAAGCCCGAGCTGACCGGTGAATGGGAATTTCAATTGCGCCAGATGCAGCGACGGCAGTTGAGTCGCCCACAATTCATGCAGGGCATCGAGGCGATGACCCGGCGCATTGTGGATCGCGCCAAAACCTTCGAGCAGGACACCATTCCGGGAGACTTCGGAACGCTCAAAGTCCCGTGTCCTAAATGTGGCGGTGAAATCCGCGAAAAATACAAACAGTTTCAGTGCGTAAAATGTGACTTCGCCGTTTGGAAAACGCTTTGCAATCGGATGTTCGAGCCGGCCGAAGTGGAAAAACTCATCACGGACAAACAAATCGGACCGTTGCAGGGCTTTCGCAGCAAACAAGGTTTTCCGTTCGCGGCGGTGCTCAAGCTCAACGGCGAGTACAAGGTGGAGTTTGATTTTGGCAACGGGAACAAGGACGGCGAAGCCGCGGCCCCGCTGGATCTCTCCGGCAAAACGCCGCTTGGCAAATGTCCCAAGTGCGGCGCGGGCGTGTTCGACGGCGGCATGAACTACGTTTGCGAAAAACAAGCAGGAGCGGAAAAATCCTGCGACTTCCGCACCGGTAAAATTATTTTGCAACAGGAAATTTTCCCCGAGCAGATGAAGAAATTGCTCGCGGAGGGCAAGACCGATCTGCTGAAAAATTTCGTCTCCAAAAAGACGAACCGTAAATTTGAAGCCTACCTGGTGCTCAAGGAAGGCAAGACGGCTTTCGAGTTCGCCCCACGAACCAAAAAGCCCAGAACCAAATCCACCACCACCCCGGTCAAACTCGATTTCACGGGCAAGAGCGTGATCGGCAAATGTCCCAAGTGCGGCGGACGGGTGTTTGATACCGACAGCGAGGCGGGTTACGTCTGCGAAAATTCACAGCGGGAAACCAAAGCCTGTAAGTTCAAAATCGGCAAAACCATTCTCGAACAGCCAATTGCTGCCGATCAGGCGCAGAAAATTTTAGCGACCCACAAAAGCGACCTGCTAAAAACATTCATCTCCAAAGCCGGGAAGCCGTTTCCGGCGTATCTGGTCATGGATGCCAAGGGCAAAATCACTTTTGAATTCCCGCCTCGGGATGACGAATAA
- the purS gene encoding phosphoribosylformylglycinamidine synthase subunit PurS produces MKARIIITPKKAVVDPQGITVRRALEHMGYAGVTDVHVGKYIEIDLAPGTDLAAAERALNDAAHRFLSNPVIEDYRLEIK; encoded by the coding sequence ATGAAGGCCAGAATCATCATCACACCGAAGAAAGCCGTGGTGGATCCGCAGGGGATTACCGTTCGGCGCGCGTTGGAGCACATGGGTTATGCGGGAGTCACTGATGTGCATGTGGGAAAGTACATCGAGATTGATCTGGCACCCGGCACGGACCTGGCCGCGGCGGAACGGGCGCTCAACGACGCGGCGCACCGGTTTCTGAGCAATCCCGTGATTGAAGATTATCGCTTGGAGATTAAATGA
- the purQ gene encoding phosphoribosylformylglycinamidine synthase I — MNFAVIQFPASNCDQDALHAVRQLGYSARYIWHKDTSLGATDVVLIPGGFSYGDHLRCGAIARFSPVMQAVKEFAGQGGLVLGICNGFQVLTEAGLLPGALVRNRSLQFRCENVFLKTATKNSPFTNQIPDGKLLRVPIAHGEGCYFADEEALKRLQANDQILWQYCDSEGNVTEPANPNGAVLNIAGISNEQRNVAGLMPHPERACETILGNTDGRLIFQSMITWLEKRQQSAAA, encoded by the coding sequence ATGAATTTTGCCGTCATTCAATTTCCCGCCAGCAATTGCGATCAAGATGCCTTGCACGCGGTTCGCCAACTGGGTTACTCGGCGCGTTACATCTGGCACAAGGACACCTCGCTCGGCGCGACCGATGTAGTGCTCATTCCCGGCGGGTTCAGCTATGGCGATCACTTGCGCTGCGGCGCGATTGCGCGTTTCAGTCCGGTGATGCAGGCGGTAAAGGAGTTTGCGGGGCAGGGCGGATTGGTGCTGGGAATTTGCAATGGGTTTCAAGTTTTAACCGAGGCGGGATTATTGCCCGGCGCGCTGGTGCGCAATCGTTCCTTGCAATTTCGCTGCGAGAACGTCTTTCTGAAAACCGCCACCAAGAACTCGCCATTCACCAATCAAATCCCCGATGGAAAATTATTGCGGGTACCGATTGCGCATGGCGAAGGTTGCTACTTTGCCGATGAGGAAGCGCTCAAGCGCCTTCAGGCCAACGACCAAATTCTGTGGCAGTATTGCGATTCGGAAGGGAACGTGACCGAGCCGGCCAATCCCAACGGGGCGGTTCTGAACATCGCGGGCATCAGCAACGAACAGCGTAATGTCGCCGGGTTGATGCCGCACCCGGAGCGCGCCTGCGAAACCATTCTTGGCAATACCGACGGCCGGCTGATTTTCCAAAGCATGATTACTTGGTTGGAGAAACGCCAGCAAAGCGCCGCCGCGTGA
- a CDS encoding VWA domain-containing protein has protein sequence MMFQFSHPHWLWLIAPAWGWIIWLARTSDAQLSPVRRWLSATIRLGVITALLLALAGLEAQHPTEGMNVFFVLDRSESVPAAQQTEAVRWLNQVAKSKPTTDRAGTVIFGTDAAIEATPRTAFDLPSIQGVVATERTDIGAALRLATAAFPETGQRRIVLLSDGQENLDDALSVATSAKAGGVSIDVVPLGAKRDNAVTLQRLELPTTLAKGQTFDVKIFVQAATATTAKLQLYRDDRYLGESAVALEAGKNLFTFPETLSEPGFYNYDVRIEAPDDHLPQDNRALGFVWVRGQPRVLMISSAPSEDRPLATALQASGLDVRLANLQGFPESLAELNSYDSVFFCNVAAGDLSQEQLGQLETAVRDFGVGFVCVGGPDTYAAGAYRGTSLETILPVDMELSSKKVLPPGALVLVIDRSGSMTGDKIDMACRAAMSAVKALSDNDYVGVIAFDGAPHVIVDLQPAKNRRQIMDDISRLEAMGGTSMYEPMVRAYEMLRGAKAALKHCIILTDGVSNDGDFPGITQKMADARITISTVGLGEDLNDPLLQQIANVGKGRFYPIPQPTTLPQIFIKETAVVLKSAIDENPFKPKLTAATEPVRGIAADAYPQLLGHVATEPKPRAELPLSTDQGDPLLAHWQFGLGRTVAFTSDARSQWAQHWLAWPQYQQFWRQVGQWSLRRLGHADFTAEARIESNTGRIAVEALDAHGDFQNFLTFQATVVAPGGGKQTVKLQQTGPGRYESDFAVTESGAYLANVLQMENDQPVGQQIVGTSLAYSPELTTDGTNLSLLRRLAELTGGRILDPTQPESDPFAHGRIKTFQAQELWEWLLRFVIIAFVLDVGLRRVQPDREELQRLARRVLSWFPFWHRPQPVLDTAPSLAALLSRRNAVREQRFDLIAPLEKPTAAVTGEASVAVHSPPATETSPEPVEEARTTSRLLEAKRRARRRPPSA, from the coding sequence ATGATGTTCCAGTTCTCACATCCGCATTGGTTGTGGCTGATCGCGCCCGCCTGGGGGTGGATCATCTGGCTCGCGCGCACCTCCGATGCGCAGTTGAGTCCCGTGCGCCGCTGGCTGTCCGCGACGATCCGGCTGGGGGTCATCACCGCGCTCCTGCTCGCACTCGCCGGCTTGGAAGCGCAACATCCTACCGAGGGCATGAACGTCTTTTTCGTGCTGGACCGCTCGGAGAGTGTTCCCGCCGCCCAACAAACCGAAGCCGTGCGCTGGTTGAATCAGGTCGCCAAATCAAAGCCCACCACGGATCGCGCGGGCACGGTGATTTTCGGCACGGACGCAGCCATTGAAGCGACGCCGCGCACCGCATTTGATCTGCCCTCGATTCAAGGGGTGGTGGCCACCGAGCGCACGGATATCGGCGCGGCGCTCCGGCTCGCCACGGCCGCGTTTCCTGAAACTGGTCAGCGCCGCATTGTGCTGCTCAGTGACGGTCAGGAAAATCTGGACGACGCCCTCAGTGTCGCCACCTCGGCGAAAGCCGGCGGCGTGAGCATTGACGTCGTGCCGCTCGGCGCCAAACGCGATAATGCCGTCACCCTGCAACGTCTCGAACTGCCCACCACGCTGGCCAAGGGCCAGACGTTCGACGTAAAGATATTCGTGCAAGCCGCAACTGCCACGACCGCCAAACTCCAACTCTATCGGGACGATCGTTATCTCGGGGAAAGCGCGGTGGCGTTGGAGGCGGGCAAGAATTTGTTCACGTTTCCCGAAACTTTGTCCGAACCGGGATTTTACAATTACGACGTGCGGATTGAGGCGCCGGACGACCACTTGCCGCAGGATAACCGCGCGCTCGGTTTTGTCTGGGTGCGCGGGCAACCGCGGGTGCTCATGATTTCCAGCGCGCCGAGCGAGGACCGTCCGCTCGCCACGGCGTTGCAGGCTTCCGGTCTGGACGTGCGTCTGGCCAACCTGCAGGGCTTTCCCGAGTCGCTCGCCGAATTGAACAGCTACGACTCGGTCTTCTTCTGCAACGTGGCAGCGGGCGACTTGAGCCAGGAACAACTGGGGCAACTGGAAACGGCCGTGCGCGATTTCGGCGTGGGTTTCGTTTGCGTGGGCGGACCGGACACTTACGCGGCGGGCGCTTATCGCGGCACGTCGTTGGAAACCATCCTGCCGGTGGACATGGAATTGAGTAGCAAAAAGGTGCTGCCACCGGGCGCACTGGTGCTGGTGATTGATCGCTCGGGCAGCATGACGGGCGATAAAATTGACATGGCCTGTCGCGCGGCCATGAGCGCCGTAAAAGCGTTATCGGATAATGATTACGTGGGCGTCATCGCCTTTGACGGAGCACCGCACGTCATTGTGGATCTGCAGCCCGCCAAAAATCGCCGGCAGATCATGGACGACATCAGCCGCCTTGAAGCCATGGGTGGCACCAGCATGTACGAACCGATGGTGCGCGCCTACGAAATGCTGCGTGGCGCCAAAGCCGCGTTGAAACATTGCATCATTCTGACGGATGGCGTTTCCAATGATGGCGACTTTCCCGGAATCACTCAAAAAATGGCGGACGCGCGCATCACCATTTCCACGGTGGGCTTGGGCGAGGATTTGAACGACCCTTTATTGCAACAAATCGCCAACGTGGGCAAGGGACGCTTTTACCCCATCCCGCAACCAACCACCCTGCCGCAGATCTTCATCAAGGAAACCGCCGTCGTGTTGAAGTCGGCTATTGATGAAAACCCCTTCAAGCCCAAGTTGACCGCTGCCACCGAACCGGTGCGGGGCATCGCCGCTGATGCGTATCCGCAACTGCTTGGTCACGTCGCCACGGAACCGAAACCGCGCGCGGAACTGCCACTGAGCACCGACCAAGGCGATCCGCTCCTGGCGCATTGGCAGTTTGGGTTGGGGCGCACCGTGGCGTTCACTTCTGACGCGCGCAGCCAATGGGCGCAACACTGGTTGGCGTGGCCGCAGTATCAACAATTCTGGCGCCAAGTGGGCCAATGGAGTCTCCGCCGACTCGGCCACGCGGATTTTACCGCCGAGGCGCGGATTGAATCCAACACGGGCCGGATCGCGGTTGAAGCCCTGGACGCCCATGGTGATTTCCAAAACTTCCTCACCTTTCAAGCGACGGTGGTTGCGCCGGGCGGCGGCAAGCAGACCGTGAAGCTGCAACAAACCGGACCGGGTCGTTACGAGAGCGACTTTGCCGTAACTGAATCGGGCGCGTACCTGGCCAACGTGTTGCAAATGGAAAACGATCAACCCGTCGGCCAGCAGATTGTGGGCACGAGTCTGGCCTATTCACCTGAACTCACCACCGACGGCACCAATCTGTCGCTACTGCGCCGGCTCGCGGAATTGACCGGCGGGCGCATCCTGGACCCGACGCAGCCCGAAAGCGATCCGTTTGCGCACGGACGCATCAAGACGTTTCAAGCCCAGGAGTTGTGGGAATGGCTATTGCGGTTCGTCATCATTGCGTTCGTTCTCGATGTCGGGCTGCGCCGCGTGCAACCAGATCGTGAAGAACTCCAGCGGCTCGCGCGCCGGGTTTTAAGTTGGTTCCCATTCTGGCACCGCCCCCAACCGGTTTTGGATACCGCTCCGTCACTGGCCGCGTTGCTTTCGCGGCGCAATGCAGTACGCGAACAACGCTTTGATCTCATTGCGCCACTGGAAAAACCGACCGCCGCCGTGACCGGGGAAGCGTCGGTCGCGGTCCACTCCCCCCCGGCAACCGAGACCTCGCCAGAACCGGTCGAGGAAGCTCGAACCACCAGCCGGTTGCTCGAGGCAAAGCGCCGGGCGCGACGTCGCCCACCCTCCGCTTGA
- a CDS encoding tyrosine recombinase XerC, giving the protein MTNKPENNVGSAATQTPPLDHSAQSFLVHLATERGASIYTQRNYRQALTTFIDWLHTERQTPPDWSKLQRDDFRSYLRFLGRHNLGRAAIALRFSALRSFYKFLIRQGTVETSPIKNVALPKPPKRLPQFLTVKQMEALLHAPLEGCTDTGKKSAGRPISMVARYRDVAILETIYSCGLRISELVGLQVEDIDWNEQMIRVRGKGRKERLLPIARTALLAIKHYWSLRPGGAPGKSPVFVSETRRGGPVNRTMLQRRLKTYLMRAGLDPAITPHKLRHSYATHLLDNGADLRSVQELLGHAHLATTQVYTHVSTERLKQAYLRAHPRA; this is encoded by the coding sequence ATGACGAATAAGCCTGAGAACAACGTCGGATCAGCGGCAACCCAGACCCCGCCACTGGATCACTCGGCTCAGAGCTTTCTCGTCCATCTGGCTACCGAGCGCGGCGCATCCATTTACACCCAGCGCAACTACCGGCAGGCGCTGACGACGTTCATTGACTGGCTGCACACGGAACGACAGACCCCACCCGATTGGTCGAAGTTGCAACGCGACGATTTCCGCAGTTACCTGCGATTTCTCGGACGGCACAACCTGGGCCGCGCCGCCATTGCGTTGCGCTTTTCCGCGTTGCGATCGTTCTACAAATTTTTGATCCGCCAAGGCACGGTGGAAACGTCACCCATCAAGAACGTCGCGCTGCCGAAGCCTCCCAAACGCCTGCCCCAGTTTCTGACCGTCAAACAGATGGAGGCTCTGCTGCACGCGCCGCTGGAGGGATGCACTGACACGGGAAAAAAAAGCGCCGGCCGACCAATCTCGATGGTGGCGCGCTACCGTGACGTGGCGATCCTGGAGACCATTTATTCGTGCGGATTGCGCATCAGCGAACTGGTCGGTTTGCAGGTGGAAGACATTGATTGGAACGAGCAAATGATCCGCGTTCGCGGCAAGGGCCGGAAGGAGCGTTTATTGCCCATTGCTCGGACAGCTTTGCTGGCGATTAAACATTATTGGTCACTGCGCCCCGGGGGCGCCCCCGGGAAATCCCCGGTATTTGTTTCAGAAACCCGTCGCGGCGGTCCCGTCAACCGGACCATGTTGCAACGCCGGCTCAAGACCTATTTGATGCGCGCCGGATTGGACCCCGCGATCACGCCCCACAAGCTGCGCCACAGCTACGCCACGCATTTATTGGATAACGGCGCGGACCTGCGCAGTGTGCAGGAATTATTGGGGCACGCGCACCTCGCCACCACGCAGGTGTACACCCACGTCTCGACCGAGCGGCTCAAGCAGGCATATCTCCGCGCCCATCCGCGCGCCTGA
- a CDS encoding autotransporter-associated beta strand repeat-containing protein, translating to MPVTLKGEVSSFKPNEAALFLKPLILGRHLVALLIAGMLVIPALTPAATFTWDGHGNGNSTWRRAQNWVGNARPPIDSYLGLLNTDIILSGTRKTTPVLDRRYYIHSLAIAAGAASFTLNYQGNINNNNLLLGSGGIVNNSVNSQTLRPDITISQSQTWNANAGNITASGPLHLINNNNLNFSGGFNTTVTGSIQGAGSLSKDGSGTLTLSGTSANSFSGGVTINDGTVTLGKASGLGSGPLTVNGGTLNLGNYNLNLGSVTLSGGTISSTGGSIAGSTPYQLQAGTVSGNLGGAVAAIKSTSGNVFLTSANTYTGGTQVNDGQLIVANSSGSATGSGPVSVNNSGVVMGIGAIGGWVTNGPGGTISAGYEIGTLNIGNLAWFGGGINRWDLSDTSGTAGTGWDLLRVNGNLMLLASPGNPAIIDVTSFTLAGTRGLAANFDPTQNYLWTFLEATGGITFAGGGDASSAFTVVTGNFMNSHDGGQFAVELSGNGQQLNLTYTPIVVPEPSKMVLLGLGLFSLVYIKRIKRNWQT from the coding sequence ATGCCAGTTACGCTCAAGGGAGAGGTTTCAAGTTTCAAACCAAACGAAGCCGCACTATTCCTTAAACCCTTAATTCTGGGTCGCCACCTCGTCGCCTTGCTCATCGCGGGGATGCTGGTGATCCCGGCGCTGACTCCCGCCGCCACCTTCACTTGGGACGGGCATGGGAATGGAAACAGCACCTGGCGACGCGCACAAAACTGGGTCGGCAATGCACGACCGCCAATAGATTCTTACTTGGGGCTGCTCAATACGGATATCATCCTGTCCGGCACCCGGAAAACCACTCCGGTTTTGGATCGCAGGTACTACATTCACAGCCTTGCCATCGCGGCCGGTGCCGCCAGCTTCACGCTGAATTATCAGGGCAACATCAACAACAACAATCTGCTTTTGGGTTCAGGCGGGATCGTGAACAACAGCGTCAATTCGCAAACATTGCGGCCCGACATTACCATCAGCCAGAGCCAGACGTGGAACGCCAATGCTGGAAATATCACGGCCAGTGGCCCGTTGCACCTGATCAATAATAACAACTTGAACTTCAGTGGCGGCTTCAACACGACGGTGACTGGTTCAATTCAAGGCGCCGGCAGCCTCTCCAAAGACGGTTCCGGGACACTGACTTTGAGCGGCACGAGCGCAAATTCATTCTCGGGCGGAGTCACCATTAACGACGGCACCGTAACGCTCGGTAAAGCCAGCGGCTTGGGTTCAGGCCCGCTCACCGTCAACGGCGGTACGCTGAACCTCGGTAATTACAATCTCAACTTAGGCAGCGTGACCCTGTCCGGTGGTACGATTTCCAGTACCGGAGGCAGCATCGCGGGAAGCACCCCTTACCAACTTCAAGCGGGTACCGTTTCGGGCAATTTGGGTGGCGCGGTGGCGGCAATTAAATCCACGTCGGGTAATGTGTTCCTCACTTCCGCCAACACCTACACCGGGGGAACGCAGGTGAACGACGGTCAACTGATCGTGGCCAATTCCAGCGGTAGCGCCACCGGCAGCGGACCGGTTTCAGTCAATAATTCCGGGGTGGTTATGGGTATTGGCGCGATTGGCGGTTGGGTTACCAATGGCCCCGGCGGCACCATTTCCGCCGGTTATGAAATTGGCACTTTGAACATTGGCAATCTCGCGTGGTTCGGCGGTGGGATCAATCGTTGGGATCTTTCTGATACGTCCGGCACGGCGGGTACGGGTTGGGATTTGTTGCGGGTCAACGGCAACCTGATGCTTCTGGCCTCGCCAGGCAATCCGGCCATCATTGATGTCACCTCCTTCACCCTTGCGGGAACGCGCGGCCTCGCCGCCAACTTCGATCCGACGCAAAATTACCTCTGGACCTTTCTCGAAGCGACGGGAGGAATCACCTTCGCTGGCGGGGGCGATGCCAGTTCGGCCTTCACTGTAGTGACGGGAAATTTCATGAATTCACATGATGGCGGGCAATTTGCTGTTGAGCTTTCGGGTAACGGGCAACAATTGAATTTAACCTATACACCGATTGTCGTGCCTGAACCCAGCAAGATGGTCCTGTTGGGCCTCGGGTTGTTCAGCTTGGTTTACATCAAGCGGATAAAACGAAATTGGCAGACATAG
- a CDS encoding PEP-CTERM sorting domain-containing protein (PEP-CTERM proteins occur, often in large numbers, in the proteomes of bacteria that also encode an exosortase, a predicted intramembrane cysteine proteinase. The presence of a PEP-CTERM domain at a protein's C-terminus predicts cleavage within the sorting domain, followed by covalent anchoring to some some component of the (usually Gram-negative) cell surface. Many PEP-CTERM proteins exhibit an unusual sequence composition that includes large numbers of potential glycosylation sites. Expression of one such protein has been shown restore the ability of a bacterium to form floc, a type of biofilm.), which translates to MIPAIVCLLHLTMKSANAQPARVESDPIRVETPRPEPGKAQLVPAPLVTVPEPNSIAIVTLGLGVLWHARRAKNSERLSAPPGD; encoded by the coding sequence ATGATTCCGGCCATCGTTTGTTTGCTGCATCTGACGATGAAATCCGCCAACGCTCAACCCGCGCGGGTCGAGTCCGATCCGATTCGAGTGGAAACGCCTCGCCCTGAACCCGGTAAAGCGCAACTCGTCCCGGCTCCGCTCGTGACGGTTCCCGAGCCGAACAGCATCGCGATCGTCACCTTGGGCCTGGGGGTGTTATGGCACGCCCGCCGCGCTAAAAATTCCGAGCGACTCTCGGCCCCGCCTGGGGATTAA